From the Saimiri boliviensis isolate mSaiBol1 chromosome X, mSaiBol1.pri, whole genome shotgun sequence genome, one window contains:
- the HCFC1 gene encoding host cell factor 1 isoform X1, protein MASAVSPANSPAVLLQPRWKRVVGWSGPVPRPRHGHRAVAIKELIVVFGGGNEGIVDELHVYNTATNQWFIPAVRGDIPPGCAAYGFVCDGTRLLVFGGMVEYGKYSNDLYELQASRWEWKRLKAKTPKNGPPPCPRLGHSFSLVGNKCYLFGGLANDSEDPKNNIPRYLNDLYILELRPGSGVVAWDIPITYGVLPPPRESHTAVVYTEKDNKKSKLVIYGGMSGCRLGDLWTLDIDTLTWNKPSLSGVAPLPRSLHSATTIGNKMYVFGGWVPLVMDDVKVATHEKEWKCTNTLACLNLDTMAWETILMDTLEDNIPRARAGHCAVAINTRLYIWSGRDGYRKAWNNQVCCKDLWYLETEKPPPPARVQLVRANTNSLEVSWGAVATADSYLLQLQKYDIPATAATATSPTPNPVPSVPANPPKSPAPAAAAPAVQPLTQVGITLLPQAAPAPPTTTTIQVLPTVPGSSISVPTAARTQGVPAVLKVTGPQATTGTPLVTMRPASQAGKAPVTVTSLPAGVRMVVPTQSAQGTVIGSSPQMSGMAALAAAAAATQKIPPSSAPTVLSVPAGTTIVKTMAVTPGTTTLPATVKVASSPVMVSNPATRMLKTAAAQVGTSVSSATNTSTRPIITVHKSGTVTVAQQAQVVTTVVGGVTKTITLVKSPISVPGGSALISNLGKVMSVVQTKPVQTSAVTGQASTGPVTQIIQTKGPLPAGTILKLVTSADGKPTTIITTTQASGAGTKPTILGISSVSPSTTKPGTTTIIKTIPMSAIITQAGATGVTSSTGIKSPITIITTKVMTSGTGAPAKIITAVPKIATGHGQQGVTQVVLKGAPGQPGTILRTVPMGGVRLVTPVTVSAVKPAVTTLVVKGTTGVTTLGTVTGTVSTSLAGAGGHSTSASLATPITTLGTIATLSSQVINPTAITVSAAQTTLTAAGGLTTPTITMQPVSQPTQVTLITAPSGVEAQPVHDLPVSILASPTTEQPTATVTIADSGQGDVQPGTVTLVCSNPPCETHETGTTNTATTTVVANLGGHPQPTQVQFVCDRQEAAASLVTSTVGQQNGSMVRVCSNPPCETHETGTTNTATTATSNMAGQHGCSNPPCETHETGTTNTATTAMSSVGANHQRDARRACVAGTPAMIRISVAAGALEAAQGSKPQCQTRQTSATSTTMTVMATGAPCSAGPLLGPSMAREPGGRGTAFVQLAPLSSKVRLSSPGSKDLPTGRHSHAANTTAMARSSVGAGEPRAAPMCESLQGGLPSTTVTVTALEALLCPSATVTQVCSNPPCETHETGTTNTATTSNAGSAQRVCSNPPCETHETGTTHTATTATSNGGTGQAEGGQQPPAGRPCETHQTTSTGTTMSVSTGALLPDATSSHRTLESGLEAAAAPSVTPQAGTVLLAPFPTQRVCSNPPCETHETGTTHTATTVTSNMSSNQDTPPATSDQGEVESTQGDSAITTTVSSTLTRAVTTVTQSTPVPGPSVPKISSITETAPGALTTEVPIPAKITVTIANTETSDMPFSAVDILQPPEELQVSPGPRQQLPPRQLLQSASTALMGESAEVLSASQTPELPAAVDLSSTGEPSSGQESASSAVVATVVVQPPPPAQSEVDQLSLPQELMAEAQAGTTTLMVTGLTPEELAVTAAAEAAAQAAATEEAQALAIQAVLQAAQQAVMGTGEPMDTSEAAATVTQAELGHLSAEGQEGQATTIPIVLTQQELAALVQQQQLQEAQAQQQHHHLPTEALAPADSLNDPAIESNCLNELAGTVPSTVALLPSTATESLAPSNTFVAPQPVVVASPAKLQAAATLTEVANGIESLGVKPDLPPPPSKAPMKKENQWFDVGVIKGTNVMVTHYFLPPDDAAPSEDDSGTVPDYNQLKKQELQPGTAYKFRVAGINACGRGPFSEISAFKTCLPGFPGAPCAIKISKSPDGAHLTWEPPSVTSGKIIEYSVYLAIQSSQAGSELKSSTPAQLAFMRVYCGPSPSCLVQSSSLSNAHIDYTTKPAIIFRIAARNEKGYGPATQVRWLQETSKDSSGTKPANKRPMSSPEMKSAPKKSKADGQ, encoded by the exons GCGAGCCGGTGGGAGTGGAAGAGACTCAAAGCAAAGACACCCAAAAATGGGCCCCCTCCATGTCCTCGGCTCGGGCACAGCTTCTCCCTTGTGGGCAACAAATGCTACCTGTTTGGGGGTCTGGCCAATGACAGCGAAGACCCAAAGAACAACATTCCGAG GTACCTGAATGACTTATACATCCTGGAATTACGGCCAGGCTCCGGAGTGGTAGCCTGGGACATCCCCATTACTTACGGGGTCCTGCCACCACCCCGGGAGTCACATACTGCCGTGGTCTACACCGAAAAAGACAACAAGAAGTCCAAGCTGGTGATCTACGGCGGGATGAGTGGCTGCAGGCTGGGGGACCTGTGGACCCTAGATATCG ATACCCTGACATGGAATAAGCCCAGTCTCAGCGGGGTGGCGCCTCTTCCTCGCAGTCTCCACTCAGCAACCACCATCGGAAATAA aaTGTACGTGTTTGGTGGCTGGGTGCCTCTCGTCATGGATGACGTCAAAGTGGCCACACATGAGAAGGAGTGGAAGTGTACCAACACACTGGCTTGTCTCAACCTGG ATACCATGGCCTGGGAGACCATCCTGATGGATACACTGGAGGACAACATTCCCCGGGCTCGGGCCGGCCACTGTGCAGTCGCCATCAACACCCGCCTGTACATTTGGAGTGGGCGCGACGGCTACCGCAAGGCCTGGAACAACCAGGTCTGCTGCAAGGACCTCTGGTACCTGGAGACAG AaaagccaccacccccagcccgaGTACAACTGGTACGCGCCAACACCAACTCCCTGGAGGTGAGCTGGGGGGCAGTGGCAACAGCCGACAGCTACCTTCTCCAGCTCCAGAAATATGACATTCCTGCCACGGCCGCTACTGCCACCTCCCCTACACCCAATCCAGTCCCATCTGTGCCTGCCAACCCTCCCAAGAGCCCTGCCCCGGCAGCAGCCGCACCTGCTGTGCAGCCGCTGACCCAAGTAGGCATCACGCTCCTGCCCCAGGCTGCCCCCGCGCCCCcgaccaccaccaccatccaggTCTTGCCGACGGTGCCTGGCAGCTCCATTTCTGTGCCCACTGCAGCCCGGACTCAAG GTGTCCCTGCTGTTCTCAAAGTGACCGGTCCTCAGGCTACAACAGGAACTCCATTGGTCACCATGCGACCTGCCAGCCAGGCCGGGAAAGCCCCCGTCACCGTGACCTCGCTGCCTGCTGGAGTGCGGATGGTTGTGCCAACACAGAGTGCCCAGGGGACG GTGATTGGCAGTAGCCCACAGATGAGTGGGATGGCTGCACTGGCTGCTGCGGCTGCTGCCACCCAGAAGATCCCCCCTTCCTCAGCACCCACAGTGCTGAGTGTCCCCGCGGGCACCACCATCGTGAAGACCATGGCTGTGACACCTGGCACTACCACCCTTCCAGCCACTGTAAAGGTGGCCTCCTCGCCAGTCATG GTGAGCAACCCTGCCACTCGCATGCTGAAGACTGCAGCTGCCCAGGTGGGGACATCGGTTTCCTCTGCCACCAACACGTCTACCCGCCCTATCATCACGGTGCACAAGTCAGGCACCGTGACAGTGGCCCAGCAAGCCCAGGTGGTGACCACAGTCGTGGGTGGGGTCACCAAGACCATCACCCTGGTGAAGAGCCCCATCTCTGTCCCAGGAGGCAGTGCTCTG ATTTCCAATCTTGGCAAAGTGATGTCAGTGGTCCAGACCAAACCAGTTCAGACTTCAGCAGTCACAGGGCAGGCGTCCACAGGTCCTGTGACTCAGATCATCCAG ACCAAAGGGCCCCTGCCAGCGGGAACAATCCTGAAGTTGGTGACCTCAGCAGATGGCAAGcccaccaccattatcaccaccacaCAGGCCAGCGGGGCGGGGACCAAGCCCACCATCCTGGGCATCAGCAGCGTCTCCCCcagtaccaccaagcctggcacgACCACCATCATCAAAACCATCCCCATGTCGGCCATCATCACCCAGGCGGGTGCCACGG GTGTGACCAGCAGTACTGGCATAAAGTcccccatcaccatcatcaccaccaagGTTATGACTTCAGGAACTGGAGCACCTGCCAAAATCATCACTGCTGTCCCCAAAATTGCCACTGGCCACGGGCAGCAGGGAGTGACCCAG GTGGTGCTAAAGGGGGCGCCAGGACAGCCAGGCACCATCCTCCGCACTGTGCCCATGGGGGGCGTCCGCCTGGTCACCCCCGTCACCGTCTCCGCCGTCAAACCAGCCGTCACCACGTTGGTTGTGAAAGGCACCACAG GTGTCACAACCCTAGGCACAGTGACAGGCACCGTCTCCACCAGCCTTGCTGGGGCAGGGGGCCACAGCACCAGTGCCTCCCTGGCCACGCCCATCACCACCTTGGGCACCATCGCCACCCTCTCCAGCCAGGTGATCAACCCCACTGCCATCACCGTGTCAGCTGCACAGACCACGCTGACAGCGGCAGGCGGGCTCACGACCCCTACCATCACCATGCAG CCCGTGTCCCAGCCCACCCAGGTGACTCTGATCACGGCACCCAGCGGGGTGGAGGCCCAGCCCGTGCAcgacctccctgtgtccattctGGCCTCTCCGACTACAGAGCAGCCCACCGCCACAGTCACCATCGCCGACTCGGGCCAGGGTGATGTGCAGCCTGGCACCGTGACCTTGGTGTGCTCCAACCCACCCTGTGAGACCCACGAGACTGGCACCACCAACACGGCCACTACCACCGTTGTGGCTAATCTTGGGGGACACCCCCAGCCCACCCAAGTGCAGTTCGTCTGTGACAGACAGGAGGCAGCTGCTTCTCTTGTGACCTCGACTGTGGGGCAGCAGAACGGTAGCATGGTCCGAGTATGCTCGAACCCACCCTGCGAAACCCATGAGACGGGCACCACCAACACCGCCACCACCGCCACCTCCAACATGGCCGGGCAACACGGCTGCTCAAACCCGCCCTGCGAGACCCACGAGACGGGCACCACCAACACTGCCACCACAGCCATGTCAAGTGTCGGCGCCAACCACCAGCGAGATGCCCGTCGGGCCTGTGTAGCCGGCACCCCTGCCATGATCCGGATCAGTGTGGCCGCTGGGGCGCTGGAGGCAGCCCAGGGCTCTAAGCCCCAGTGCCAAACCCGCCAGACCAGTGCGACCAGCACCACCATGACTGTGATGGCCACTGGGGCCCCATGCTCGGCTGGCCCACTCCTCGGGCCGAGCATGGCACGGGAACCTGGGGGCCGTGGCACTGCTTTTGTGCAGTTGGCCCCTCTGAGCAGCAAAGTCAGGCTGAGCAGCCCAGGCAGCAAGGACCTGCCCACAGGGCGCCACAGCCATGCGGCCAACACCACCGCCATGGCCCGTTCCAGTGTGGGTGCTGGGGAGCCCCGCGCGGCACCCATGTGCGAGAGCCTCCAGGGCGGCTTGCCCAGCACCACAGTGACTGTGACGGCCCTGGAGGCACTGCTGTGCCCCTCGGCCACCGTGACCCAAGTCTGCTCCAACCCACCATGTGAGACCCATGAGACAGGCACCACCAACACCGCCACTACCTCGAATGCAGGCAGCGCCCAGCGAGTGTGCTCCAACCCGCCGTGCGAGACCCATGAGACAGGCACCACCCACACGGCCACCACGGCCACTTCAAATGGGGGCACAGGCCAGGCCGAGGGTGGGCAGCAGCCCCCTGCTGGTCGCCCCTGTGAGACACATCAGACTACTTCCACCGGCACCACCATGTCCGTCAGCACGGGCGCCCTGCTTCCCGATGCCACTTCTTCCCACAGGACCCTGGAGTCTGGCCTAGAGGCGGCGGCAGCGCCCAGCGTCACTCCCCAGGCTGGCACTGTTCTGCTGGCTCCTTTTCCAACACAGAGGGTATGCTCCAACCCCCCCTGTGAGACCCACGAGACAGGCACCACTCACACAGCTACCACTGTCACTTCCAACATGAGCTCAAACCAAG ACACCCCTCCCGCTACCAGCGATCAGGGAGAGGTGGAAAGCACCCAGGGCGACAGTGCCATCACGACAACTGTGTCCTCCACACTGACGCGTGCTGTGACCACCGTGACACAGTCCACGCCGGTCCCAGGCCCCTCTGTGCCG AAGATCTCATCAATTACTGAGACTGCCCCAGGGGCTCTGACTACCGAAGTCCCCATCCCAGCCAAAATAACAGTGACCATAGCCAACACAGAAACTTCTGACATGCCCTTCTCTGCTGTTGACATCCTGCAGCCCCCAGAGGAACTCCAGGTGTCACCAGGGCCTCGCCAGCAGCTGCCTCCGCGGCAGCTCCTACAGTCAGCCTCCACAGCCCTGATGGGGGAGTCCGCCGAGGTCCTGTCAGCCTCCCAGACCCCTGAGCTCCCGGCTGCCGTGGATCTGAGCAGCACAGGGGAGCCATCTTCGGGCCAGGAGTCTGCTAGCTCTGCGGTGGTGGCCACTGTGGTGGTCCAGCCACCCCCACCTGCGCAGTCCGAAGTAGATCAGTTATCACTTCCCCAAGAGCTAATggctgaggcccaggctggcacCACCACCCTCATGGTAACAGGGCTCACCCCCGAAGAGCTGGCAGTGACTGCTGCTGCAGAAGCAGCCGCCCAGGCTGCAGCCACAGAGGAAGCCCAGGCCCTGGCCATCCAGGCGGTGCTCCAGGCAGCGCAGCAGGCTGTTATGG GCACCGGTGAGCCCATGGACACCTCCGAGGCAGCGGCAACCGTGAcccaggcagagctggggcaCCTGTCGGCTGAGGGCCAGGAGGGCCAGGCCACCACCATCCCCATCGTGCTGACACAGCAGGAGCTGGCTGCCCtggtgcagcagcagcagctacaggaggcccaggcccagcagcagcatcaccaccTCCCCACTGAGGCCCTGGCCCCTGCTGATAGCCTCAATGACCCGGCCATTGAGAGCAACTGCCTCAACGAGCTGGCCGGCACCGTCCCCAGCACCGTGGCGCTGCTGCCCTCAACAGCCACCGAGA GCCTGGCTCCGTCCAACACATTTGTGGCCCCCCAGCCGGTTGTGGTGGCCAGCCCAGCCAAGCTGCAGGCTGCAGCTACCTTGACTGAAGTGGCCAATGGCATTGAGTCCCTGGGTGTG AAGCCGGACCTGCCGCCTCCACCCAGCAAAGCCCCCATGAAGAAGGAGAACCAGTGGTTTGATGTGGGGGTCATTAAGGGCACCAATGTAATGGTGACACACTATTTTCTGCCACCAGACGATGCTGCCCCATCAGAA GATGACTCGGGCACTGTCCCTGACTATAACCAGCTGAAGAAGCAGGAGCTGCAGCCAGGCACAGCATATAAGTTTCGTGTTGCCGGAATCAATGCCTGCGGCCGGGGGCCCTTCAGTGAAATCTCAGCCTTTAAGACATGTCTGCCTGGTTTCCCAGGGGCCCCTTGTGCCATTAAAATCAGCAAA AGTCCTGATGGTGCTCACCTCACCTGGGAGCCACCCTCTGTGACCTCCGGCAAGATCATCGAGTACTCGGTGTACCTGGCCATCCAGAGCTCGCAGGCTGGGAGTGAGCTCAAGAGCTCCACCCCAGCCCAGCTGGCCTTCATGCGAGTGTACTGcgggcccagcccctcctgcctcgTGCAGTCCTCCAGCCTCTCCAACGCCCACATTGActacaccaccaagcctgccatCATTTTCCGCATTGCCGCCCGCAACGAGAAGGGCTACGGCCCAGCCACACAAGTGAGGTGGCTGCAGG AAACCAGTAAAGACAGCTCTGGCACCAAGCCGGCCAACAAACGGCCAATGTCCTCTCCAGAAAT GAAATCTGCTCCAAAGAAATCTAAGGccgatggtcagtga